A genomic window from Eleginops maclovinus isolate JMC-PN-2008 ecotype Puerto Natales chromosome 9, JC_Emac_rtc_rv5, whole genome shotgun sequence includes:
- the si:dkey-172o19.2 gene encoding nuclear factor interleukin-3-regulated protein — MSTPGSPAGPGMVSSRCMEPEPDPGHIFPVTRSSVLARRLLNLRAYSSSGIRRRREMIPNERKDSSYWVRRKKNNEAARRSREKKRLSDLMIEGQLLALSDENTQLRAQLLSMYHSSLGAEKRKPASATSNVPLSHAVFQPGLWGNNRSNAFSLDAKIPRFSATGVDGFNAQSSLFSQGTSPLSGTRVLSPEAEIDTQRQVSSSYDIHSSTDASSIRAFPPTPDHHASILSSGTWLLPHMNPPTVSNNFLLPWPSPYLTPPAFYRSMPLYSQERQGQGLGVEADIQPGGFKSRFSSAPAEVSAHGMHLSPD; from the coding sequence ATGTCCACACCGGGGAGCCCTGCCGGTCCCGGGATGGTGAGCAGCCGCTGCATGGAACCTGAACCAGACCCGGGCCACATCTTCCCGGTGACCCGGTCCTCCGTGCTGGCTCGACGCCTCCTGAATTTACGGGCGTACAGCAGCAGCGGGATCCGCCGGAGGAGGGAGATGATCCCCAACGAGAGGAAGGATTCAAGCTACTGGGTGAGGCGGAAAAAGAACAACGAGGCGGCCAGGCGGTCCCGGGAGAAGAAGAGGCTAAGCGACCTGATGATAGAGGGGCAGCTGCTGGCCCTCAGCGACGAAAACACCCAGCTGCGAGCTCAGCTGCTCAGCATGTACCACAGCAGCCTAGGTGCAGAGAAGAGAAAACCTGCTTCTGCAACATCAAATGTGCCCTTATCACATGCCGTATTCCAGCCAGGGCTCTGGGGCAACAACAGGAGCAATGCATTTTCATTAGACGCCAAGATTCCTCGCTTTAGCGCAACAGGTGTGGATGGTTTCAATGCACAAAGTTCCCTTTTTTCACAAGGCACCTCCCCCCTCTCCGGGACCCGTGTGCTCTCTCCAGAGGCAGAGATTGATACTCAGCGACAGGTTTCCTCCAGCTACGACATCCATAGCTCCACCGATGCGTCTTCCATCCGAGCCTTTCCGCCCACACCTGACCACCATGCCTCCATCCTGTCATCTGGAACCTGGCTGCTGCCCCACATGAATCCCCCAACAGTGTCCAATAATTTCCTTCTCCCGTGGCCATCTCCATACCTGACCCCACCGGCCTTCTACCGCAGTATGCCTCTCTACTCCCAGGAGAGACAAGGCCAGGGTCTCGGTGTGGAGGCAGATATCCAGCCAGGAGGATTCAAGAGCCGCTTCAGCAGTGCACCGGCCGAGGTTTCAGCACACGGGATGCACCTCAGCCCTGATTGA